A window from Fibrobacter sp. UWB11 encodes these proteins:
- a CDS encoding alpha/beta fold hydrolase: MYIFKNRTKLSTIILASILSLSACSDDDSNSVAPSTSEEHEHHATEEHSSAADEHSHHATESGDHKSESSGLTLGDENIKDGIIFLQDTTINGVLTVNASTPGATVLKNVKVTGNLLIKRSGRVDFSGSADVVHVGSSNTDVYAFEDNAKVNGHHFMGKNNTFTTKRFSDYQKVDWTEKAAHLSTGIHFAYTVTGDEKGAPVILIHGLVDGRVSWSQVAPQLAKKGYRVYVPELRGNGKTDKPIEESAYSIKELAKDIAAFIDKLELNKPHIVGHSFGSFVAQELSISYADKIGSITLIGSAASVDKKNATIDWLLNGTDDKLFDGVYAYDSTQKLPDTFYEKWGNSTNPDKDFQTAHLEHLHQVPYYAWKFLVKNFVAVDNAKRLSSISSNVQIIWGSKDAIFDKKSQETLQKGLDKAISIEFHEIKDADHNTHLGSKAAVETVTDYIDNFIKGVK; encoded by the coding sequence ATGTATATCTTTAAAAACCGTACGAAACTTTCGACTATTATTTTAGCTTCTATCCTTTCACTTTCTGCATGTTCTGATGACGATTCAAATTCTGTCGCTCCTTCAACCTCTGAAGAACATGAACATCATGCTACGGAAGAACACTCCAGTGCCGCCGATGAACATTCCCATCACGCAACGGAATCTGGTGACCATAAATCTGAATCAAGTGGCTTGACACTTGGCGATGAAAATATTAAAGATGGCATCATCTTCTTGCAGGATACGACTATTAATGGCGTTTTGACGGTAAATGCTTCAACGCCTGGCGCAACCGTTCTGAAAAATGTCAAGGTTACGGGCAACTTGTTAATCAAGCGCTCTGGCCGTGTCGATTTTTCGGGCAGTGCCGATGTAGTTCATGTGGGTAGCAGTAATACGGATGTCTATGCTTTTGAAGACAACGCAAAAGTGAATGGTCATCATTTTATGGGCAAGAACAATACCTTCACGACCAAGAGATTTTCGGATTACCAGAAAGTTGATTGGACCGAAAAGGCCGCGCATTTATCTACAGGAATCCACTTTGCTTATACGGTTACGGGTGATGAAAAGGGAGCTCCGGTTATCTTGATTCATGGCCTTGTCGATGGGCGTGTTTCCTGGTCGCAGGTGGCTCCACAGCTTGCCAAGAAGGGCTATCGTGTATATGTTCCTGAATTGCGAGGCAACGGAAAGACGGACAAGCCAATTGAAGAATCGGCGTATTCAATCAAGGAATTGGCAAAGGATATCGCAGCTTTTATCGATAAGCTTGAATTGAACAAACCGCATATTGTTGGACATTCTTTTGGTTCATTTGTGGCGCAGGAATTGTCTATTTCGTATGCGGATAAAATCGGTTCCATCACATTGATTGGCTCGGCGGCCTCTGTGGATAAGAAAAATGCTACGATTGATTGGCTCTTGAACGGAACGGATGATAAATTATTCGATGGCGTTTATGCTTATGATTCAACGCAAAAGCTTCCTGATACATTCTATGAAAAGTGGGGCAATAGCACGAATCCGGATAAGGATTTCCAGACCGCACACTTGGAACATTTGCATCAAGTCCCTTATTATGCTTGGAAATTCCTTGTCAAAAACTTTGTAGCTGTTGACAATGCAAAGCGCCTTTCTTCGATTTCTTCGAATGTGCAAATTATTTGGGGCTCAAAAGACGCTATATTCGATAAAAAGTCGCAGGAAACTTTGCAAAAGGGTCTCGAT
- a CDS encoding Rpn family recombination-promoting nuclease/putative transposase, whose amino-acid sequence MDCSQHYKMLKDMEKDPKNLAKYQKMYKYAYLLSDGVFKIVFTEEKSHSLLISLLNAMLDLHGGDAIGEISLEMQEFPGIFNKKNCIVDIIGTTNAGEKVLVEIQQQKDKFFKDRVEYYVSRVIENQVHKSEKFELPHIYFLGLLDFELFPEEEHEYIHHVDEMCHGKKFFPKVQKVFVEIEKFFKLEKLGFTKDDESDAAQWLRAIRVVIKEEPAPEKIMQNETFRRLLESVKLINFAEELFNCEVKKMTDVMAERENAFAEGRAEGFAEGASTERTKADKEKREMAKSLKEQNVDVSIIAKSTGFSEEEILSL is encoded by the coding sequence ATGGATTGTTCTCAGCACTATAAAATGCTCAAGGATATGGAAAAGGATCCGAAGAATCTTGCCAAGTATCAAAAAATGTACAAGTACGCTTATCTTTTAAGTGATGGCGTTTTCAAGATTGTATTCACGGAGGAAAAGTCGCATTCGCTTCTTATTTCGCTGTTGAATGCGATGCTTGACTTGCATGGTGGTGATGCCATCGGGGAAATTTCGCTGGAAATGCAGGAATTCCCGGGTATTTTCAATAAGAAAAATTGTATTGTCGATATCATTGGCACGACCAATGCTGGCGAAAAGGTTCTTGTTGAAATTCAACAGCAAAAGGACAAGTTTTTCAAGGATCGCGTAGAATACTATGTATCTCGTGTTATTGAAAATCAGGTTCATAAGAGCGAAAAATTTGAATTGCCACATATCTATTTTCTTGGACTTCTGGATTTTGAACTTTTCCCAGAAGAAGAACATGAATACATCCATCATGTCGATGAAATGTGTCATGGCAAGAAGTTCTTCCCGAAGGTTCAGAAGGTTTTCGTGGAAATCGAAAAGTTTTTCAAACTTGAGAAGTTGGGATTTACCAAGGATGACGAGTCTGATGCCGCTCAGTGGCTACGTGCTATCAGGGTTGTTATCAAGGAAGAACCTGCTCCTGAAAAAATTATGCAGAATGAAACGTTTAGGCGGTTGCTTGAATCGGTGAAATTGATTAATTTTGCAGAGGAGCTTTTCAACTGCGAGGTAAAGAAAATGACGGATGTGATGGCTGAACGCGAAAACGCTTTTGCCGAAGGCAGGGCGGAAGGCTTTGCTGAAGGGGCTTCTACCGAGCGTACAAAAGCGGATAAGGAAAAACGCGAAATGGCGAAAAGTCTCAAGGAACAGAATGTAGATGTTTCTATAATCGCTAAATCGACAGGTTTTTCTGAAGAAGAAATTCTCAGTTTATAG
- a CDS encoding pyridoxal phosphate-dependent aminotransferase, which produces MQPLSQRTETFTDSVIRRMTRIANACGAINLSQGFPDFDPPETLTKRLSEVALTGPHQYAITFGAQNFREALSEKQFHFSGLRYDPQKEIVITCGSTEAMMASMMSVCNPGDKVVLFSPFYENYSADTILCGATPVYVPLSPVDLSFDANVLESAMAQPGVKALVLCNPANPSGKVFTHEELSIIASLAIKYDLYVITDEVYEHIVFAPHRHTYIATLPGMFERTIECSSLSKTYSITGWRLGYVLAAEPIMERIKKVHDFLTVGAAAPLMEAAVTALRFDDSYYTGLQAHYTHMKDVFTNGLRNLGLRFTEPQGAYFVLVDVSEFGYGRRESCSASKCAAGTLPDEQFCIDMAQKVGVAAVPGSSFFREPVDHLVRLHFAKKDETLYEALNRLENLKKLKR; this is translated from the coding sequence ATGCAACCGTTAAGTCAACGCACCGAAACTTTTACCGATTCCGTTATCCGTCGAATGACTCGCATCGCAAATGCGTGCGGGGCAATTAATTTGTCACAGGGATTCCCTGATTTTGACCCGCCAGAGACGCTCACGAAGCGTCTTTCGGAGGTGGCTTTGACGGGCCCGCACCAATATGCGATTACTTTTGGCGCGCAGAATTTCCGTGAAGCGCTGAGCGAAAAGCAGTTCCATTTTAGCGGGTTGCGTTACGATCCGCAAAAAGAGATTGTGATTACTTGCGGCAGTACCGAAGCGATGATGGCTTCGATGATGTCGGTCTGCAATCCGGGCGATAAGGTGGTGTTGTTCTCGCCGTTTTACGAGAACTATTCTGCAGATACGATTTTGTGCGGGGCGACTCCGGTTTATGTGCCGCTTTCGCCGGTGGATTTGAGCTTTGATGCGAATGTGCTTGAAAGTGCGATGGCGCAGCCGGGCGTGAAGGCGCTTGTGTTATGCAATCCGGCAAACCCGAGCGGTAAAGTCTTTACGCACGAAGAACTTTCAATTATCGCCTCGCTTGCCATTAAGTACGATTTGTATGTGATTACGGACGAAGTTTACGAGCATATCGTTTTTGCTCCGCATCGCCATACTTACATCGCAACGCTCCCGGGAATGTTCGAACGCACGATTGAATGTAGCAGCTTGAGCAAGACATATTCGATTACGGGCTGGCGCTTGGGTTATGTGCTTGCTGCAGAACCCATCATGGAACGCATCAAGAAAGTTCACGACTTTTTGACGGTGGGTGCGGCGGCTCCGCTGATGGAAGCTGCTGTGACAGCGCTCCGTTTTGACGACTCATACTATACGGGTTTGCAGGCGCATTACACGCACATGAAGGATGTGTTTACGAATGGACTCCGCAATCTTGGTTTACGTTTTACCGAACCGCAAGGCGCTTACTTTGTACTCGTTGATGTTTCGGAATTCGGATACGGTCGCCGCGAATCTTGTAGCGCTTCGAAATGCGCGGCCGGCACATTGCCCGATGAACAATTCTGCATCGATATGGCGCAGAAGGTGGGCGTCGCGGCTGTTCCGGGCTCAAGCTTCTTCCGCGAACCGGTGGACCATCTTGTGCGTCTGCATTTCGCGAAGAAAGACGAAACGCTCTACGAAGCACTCAATCGCTTGGAAAATTTGAAAAAGTTGAAACGATAG
- a CDS encoding sodium:alanine symporter family protein — MVNPLHPIVSALNTALYDFYIVPLFLIVAGVFLSVRLGFPQVRYLIETFRVTRERPLHEHGISSFAALMVSTASRVGTGNIVGVSSAICLGGPGAIFWMWVIAILGAASAFVESTLAQIYKRHDDVTGHSYGGPSYYIQTALGKRWLGVLFSGFVLLTYIVGYNLLASYNIQDSLTGYKFYDKASTPFIVGFILAALFAFCIWEGAKKISTITSYLVPFMGTIYVIVAFGIVIYNISNIPAMLGTIFQNAFSFDAGFGGFAGSCIMYGIKRGLYSNEAGMGSAPNASASASVSHPVKQGLVQSLSVFIDTLLICSATALMCLSTNIEPSKDISGIIYVQKSLASVLGSNGAIFITFSMCLFGYTTLIGNYYYTEGCLRFILNRRPTKKIRNVFKTIATAIVFLGATSSASFAWDSADLCQGLMVLVNIPVILILSPIAIKALKNYTDQKKKGLEPIYIAKECGVEQPTDYWNPGQKL, encoded by the coding sequence ATGGTTAATCCCTTACATCCCATTGTTTCGGCGCTAAACACCGCCCTTTACGATTTCTACATCGTCCCGCTCTTTTTGATTGTTGCCGGGGTATTCCTTTCTGTCCGCTTGGGATTTCCGCAAGTCCGCTATCTGATCGAAACATTCCGTGTCACCCGCGAAAGGCCCCTGCATGAACACGGGATTTCGTCATTTGCGGCATTGATGGTCTCGACCGCCTCCCGCGTCGGCACCGGAAACATCGTCGGCGTATCTTCGGCCATTTGCCTCGGCGGCCCGGGCGCCATTTTCTGGATGTGGGTCATTGCCATCCTCGGCGCAGCATCTGCATTCGTAGAATCCACCCTCGCCCAGATTTACAAGCGTCATGACGATGTCACAGGACACTCTTACGGCGGACCTTCCTACTACATCCAGACCGCACTTGGTAAGCGCTGGCTAGGCGTTCTCTTCTCAGGCTTTGTGCTCCTCACCTACATCGTGGGCTACAACCTGCTCGCTTCGTACAACATTCAAGACTCCCTTACCGGATACAAATTCTACGACAAAGCATCGACACCGTTCATCGTCGGATTTATTTTAGCCGCCCTCTTCGCATTTTGCATCTGGGAAGGCGCCAAGAAAATTTCCACCATCACAAGCTACCTCGTTCCTTTCATGGGAACCATCTACGTCATCGTCGCCTTCGGCATCGTCATATACAACATCTCGAACATTCCCGCCATGCTCGGCACAATTTTCCAAAACGCATTTTCGTTTGACGCTGGATTTGGCGGCTTCGCCGGAAGCTGCATCATGTACGGCATCAAGCGCGGCCTCTACTCCAACGAAGCAGGTATGGGTTCCGCCCCGAACGCGAGCGCAAGCGCAAGCGTCTCGCACCCCGTCAAGCAAGGCCTCGTACAATCGCTTTCCGTATTCATCGACACGCTCCTCATCTGCTCCGCCACAGCCCTCATGTGCCTCTCGACCAACATCGAGCCCAGCAAGGACATCTCGGGAATCATTTACGTACAAAAGTCTCTCGCCTCCGTTCTCGGCAGCAACGGCGCCATCTTCATCACATTCTCCATGTGCCTCTTTGGCTACACCACGCTCATTGGAAACTACTACTACACCGAAGGCTGCCTCCGTTTCATCTTGAACAGACGCCCCACCAAGAAAATCCGCAACGTATTCAAGACCATCGCAACCGCCATCGTCTTCTTAGGCGCCACCTCCAGCGCATCGTTTGCCTGGGACAGCGCAGACCTTTGCCAAGGCCTCATGGTCCTCGTGAACATCCCCGTCATCTTGATACTCTCGCCAATCGCCATCAAGGCCCTCAAGAACTACACCGACCAAAAGAAGAAAGGCCTCGAACCCATCTACATCGCAAAAGAATGCGGCGTCGAGCAACCCACCGACTACTGGAATCCAGGACAAAAGCTGTAA